The Rosa rugosa chromosome 3, drRosRugo1.1, whole genome shotgun sequence sequence actcagaaaagaaaaaaattcccCCTCGGGGTAAAGCCAAATTGTTggatattgccaaaaaaaaaaggaaacttcCTATTGTAGTTGAATTCAATGAAAGAGGCCAGCCCATTGGAGAAAATGCAGGTATATTCTCTTCTTTCATTGGAGCCTCAGCAAGAGAACTAATACCAATGACCGCTGGAACTTGGAAAGATCTATCTAATACTTTCAAAGATCAGATTTGGAAACACGTCACAGTAAGTTTTCTAAACTTATATATAGGAACATATTACAACGAGCCTTTTATGTTCACCAATTGATTcacttattttcttttgtagacaacttttgttgttgatgaattCTACAAGAAGCATATTTTTCGAAGGATGACGAAACTTTGGCGAGATAATAGATCTTTAGTGATGAAAGAAGTGGAAGAGCAAGCCAAAGTTGTTGGTTTACAGCGTGCTGCTGCCCTTCTCAAGCCTAATAACATAGAATCCATGGATGAGTGGTTAGCTCTTATTAAACACAGAACTAGTGTGGGATTTAAGGTATGTTTTAGAAGTATTTTGTAATATATATACAAGTCTGAATTTATCTTGCAATATCAGATTTCAAAAAATGCTTTGACCATATGTTTATCATAGGAGAAGTGTCAAAAATTCAAGAGAATGCGGGCAGGAAGAACTTTACTACATAGAACTAGTAGAAAAAGTTTCGCGCGGCTTGAAGAAGAATTGGTAAGAATAATGTGGTTATATATTAACGTCATATGAGTTTCATAATTTGATAACATAAAGATTATTTCTACTTGTTGATTTGTAGAGGGAACAAAGTGAAAATCCAGATGCGATATCAAGGTCTGATATATGGATTCATGCTTAtgaagcaaagaagaagaagagttcaGATGAAGTAGTTGAGGATCCGGAAATAGTGGTATGTATACTCTTCTTTATGGCTCATcttttggtatttttttttccctaatcagttatgtatttagtttggATTTTGGTGAAGAGGTACCAGAAGGGTTAGTGTAAGTCTGTTTTGACTCGTAAATTATCATTACTTGCAAGAAtaatatcttcttcttcttctttggaaagaGTCAAATAATGACCATTAATTCTCTGTCTAGAAGCAAATTTGGTTCCATTATGTGTCTGTTCTCCATTTGCTTGCTTTGCTAGTTTGGATTACTTTTTCAATGGTTTCAATCTGCCGGAGGTTTTCATCTTAAGCAGGCTTTAAATTAGGTTTCCTGAGTCAATTGCACATGTTTGTTTATATTGGTACCTCTTTTTATTTCAGAGTTTTGAATGGGAATGATCCAAATAACAAGTTGTTAAAGAATTTTGGGGACTATATGTGAGTTACTTTTGGTTTGATTGCCTTGAATTTATTCCAGAACATGTAGTGTGGAAACGCTTCAGTGCATTATCTCTGTCATTGTGATTTCAGTGCATTTTTCATGTACTAATGCAATTTGgatggttgtttttttttttccttctaatcTTGCAAGAATTTACAATGATTTGGTTATTGAGATAATAAATTTAATAATAGATTATTTGTGGTTAAGAATTTCACCTTCCATTGTCATCAATAAGTATTTACTGAATGCCATagatatttttatttctttaaccAAATAATTCAATAAGAAATCTATATCTATACCACAAGACTAGCTAATTGACAATCTAACTGACACATGGTTTTTACAGAAACAAGTGAAGCAGAAAAGGGCAGAGCAAGAACCTTCACAAACATCTTCTTTGAAAGATGATGCTGTAGCACAAGTTCTAGGACCTGATCCACGAGGACGGGTAAGAGGGTTAGGATTTGGAGCAGTCCCTTCAAAGATAGAATATCAAACCAAAGTTGGAAACAAAGTTGCTAACTTAGAGAAACAAGTGTCCACTCAAGCACAGAATATGCTTTCTCAATCACAAGAGATTGAACGATTGAAAGAAGTGGTTGCCACTCTTTTAGCAAGATCAGAGAAACAAGGGAATAACCACGTAAGTCTTTAAAATACAtctattaaattatttatttatttgtaattATTAACTTTGGGTCGATAAGTCAACCATGTTACTGATTTCCTTAATGTTATAATAGCAGGGTAGTAACAGTGTTCAGCATTCTGCTAACATGTTTGCACTACAAACGCAGAATGAAAATCCTAGTGTTCAACATCATAGCAGTGATGGAGTACAAAGCAACCAAAATATTGCAAGTGTTCGAGGTTCTGACAGTGGGAGGCCACAAAGCAAGCAAAGCAACCAAAAGAAAACTTCAAGTATTCAATATTCTGCTGATCATGGGTCACAAAGCAAAGACAAGGAAGGTAAAAGGACCAAAGTTACAAAGGATGATCAGAATAGAATCGAATTGTTAAATTGGTTTGAGATGGAAGAACAGGTTGTTGCAATTGCAAAACTTGAGTCAAAAGATCCAAATGTAAAGATCCATCATGTGCCCCTTGGTCATGAATGCTGGAAAGTTTGGGTGCTTGATGTTTTTGAGGATATAGCTTTATATCGACCAACTAGGGAGTTTGGAACACTGAGTATGGCTCAAGGAAGTACAATTGCATGGCCTATCAAGTACATCAAACAAGTTTAGTTTATGAACTTTTCGGTAACATATCCTAACACTAATCACCTCTTCATTTTTGTCTTGACTAGTGTTATTTGTTTTTGGTGGTTAAATAACATCCATCTAGATTCTCTATTCCAGTTTGTTCTCATATTGCAACTCTCTGCATTTGCTTATAATTTAGTTATAGTTGTAGAATTAAGGTCGTTATACGAGGACTATGCCATTATAGTCGGGTGAATGCTAATTTCCAAGTTCAAATtataaatattttcagaaacttTAGTTCAAGTAGTTTGTGAAGATAAGAATCTCTTTTGAAAACCAAATATTGGATGCAAATATATCTGAAAGAAGGAGGAAAGATTTAGAAACTGCATGAACTCATCTTATTTATTATTTCGAGTATTGTACTATGCTTTCAGTGATTTAGATTCTGTTCTGATCCTTTGCTAGTATCTTATTTAATTAACTCTAtcttgattgaagaagaaaacagTGTAGCCAATGTATAACATATATTCTCAAACTTGTTTCCAGCAGGTATTGCCAAATTTTGTGGTGTATGCAGATTAATGCCTTATGTTGGTACTGCTGATTTGCTTGCTTGAACTAATTGGGAGATACAAATTGCAGTTGGATAGTGGTGCTTGAAACCTTGCAATTACCTtgcaatatatttttgaactgtAATATGTTACTTTTAAACTCAAGTTGGCAGGGACATGCAAATGCAATTGTTTTGTAGTTTAGTTGCATATGGCATGGTAACAAGTTTGTACAGATATCCTATTTCAATTAATGTATCATATATGTTAATTCACCTTTGCTCTTTGACaatctataaaaggttttgaaatgaATTATTGTTAGTTGAGCAGCTACATTGAATATACTGCCATATTTGGCAAATGAGCAGCAATATAAAATTTCTTGCAAAGAAGAAATGCCAATAATGGCGTGTAGAGTGTGTCACAAATGACATTGAGAATTATGCCTAAAGTCTTTCACAGCGTGCTATGTGGACCGTAAATAACTCTATAGGTATTCTTTTATGGCATAccatgtgtgccgtaaatgagTTCCACagaaagtcttttacggcgcgctTTGTTGAGCATTTACGGCGCACCTATATGTCAAATTAGAGATCCGAGAATCGGTAGGAAcacttttacggcgtgcatagaTGAACATTTATGGCTCACAAAAGCATGCCGTAAATGGGAtatgtcttttacggcgcgagCATTTACAGCCTGtttttgtgcgccgtaaataggcttttacggcgcacatcgCAGGCCGTAAAAGCCCAGTTTTGGTGTAGTGAAGGtttttttgggtccttgaccgAAAGTACCAAAATGTGCCAAAATTTACTCAATTACcctagcaacagatttttattcccactaatcgaatttaaagtaaaataataatttttcccTAAACCTAATTAATAAAATACAGCCACGTACTGCCACTCACTTCtcccaaccccccccccccccccccccccggcatCACCTCCTAATCCGATATCATACCACCGTCAATTTCACCATCCACGGCGATGTTCCAACCACAATCTACCGCAATTTCCTCTTCTCCTTCCTCtctggcttcttcttcttcctctggttCTCAAAAGCGGCAAACCACTGCGAGTTCAGCAGCCTCAATTCACCGCTCGACCTGAGGACCTGATCCGATAAGGATCTCAGCTCCGTTTTGCAAAACCACCCACAGCTGTTTCACATGGCCGTCGCTTAAGAgctctgtcacgccccgaattttgaataatcaattcaaagtccgaaacatgaataataacaattacaaataaacgtcctgaatttttttctcacaaacaaccacacttcacacctctcactattacaataaaccaaatcctcaatttatttattacaacacactctcaccaaatcaaattgtaaggctcaaatgagcttaactctcctcactattacaattgctgtaaatctatgacaaatactctaacccgtacgatcaccgccctgattctcctgacctgcaggattacccgctacacaatttgaatagtgtaccgggattgcaacaacaccaaacccggtaagcttttgacagctcgtatgagtaaacaagaaatgaacggttgatttattaaatcatatttcttttaactcaagcaaaacaaccaacaatcacaacaaccacaaagcaatccacaatccccaaaatcagtcactaaaatcaccactctaaatcaccaaagattaatacgggatctaaactcacatctttcttcccaaaaccccgaaagcgtatttatacaaatacggtgactgacagactagagctctaactgaatcgtagcccatcacctggcctaggttatggcatccgacatgATTATCAATATCGTGGTTCATCAACATAGGTTAGAACATCCGATACACATACTCAACTTAGCCCATCACCCATTAAGGGTTGGGGCGTCTCTTACACTCgaccaatcgtagcccatcatccacctagtattagagcatccgattcccccatactggtcactatgttgaccctaaactcaaccaatcgtagcccatcatccacctagtattagagcatctgattcccccatactggtcactatgttgaccctaaaaccaaaatcgagtacaataatattctttcacacaataggatcaataataccatgatacgtactattattgtgtatatatatgtactcaaaatacaactccaaaaatcaccaatccatactcaatcatatcatcactcaataccacgtcatccataaatttccaatataatttcaccaatcactatcatcataaatgaatatggtaaatcacgttttcgatttcacatcacttaaatcattataaaatcacacatctccatgtcacaccaatccatatataaccacgtaaatatatatatacgtaattatccgctcagggataatcactaataccaactatagttcaagcataaaaatcgtgaaattcattttgtataattaaatcattttacttacctatggaccgtagttgatcaagcccatatgatttaaaacaaatatttatttcataaatattttcacacaattacgacaaaataaagtaattaaatttattcggttcgtaatatgaaccacgtgaggtttactcacctcgatattcccgctgcgtcttcaattcaacacaatacacaccgaaaccgctcacccaaggaagaccgtcaatcacctaatcaaacatgaccttaacttagcaatcattcataaactacacatatacggaaatccaacggtcggattctaaattaatgatgatccaacggtcggattctaaattaatgatgatccaacggtcagatcaaaattatatgatgatccaacggtcggatcctcacggatcgcccttaggatcatcctccaaaattatcacgaagatccaacggtcagatcttcctgaatcgtccttactaacatcttcacaaatttatacgaaaatccgacggacggattctcacgaatcgcctccctaatcactgttttgcatttatacgaagatccaacggtcggatcttcgcccatgaccacacaaagccactgggacagtcataagatcatcatatcaaaactacaagtccatctgacggtcctaacttcacagatcaatAATCGAACCATTGAAAATtaatcgaaatcgtaaaattcataactaaatcatacgatatccaaaaattgcgtataatatatcaaaatgatcgtattgaaatatagaatctgaaaatgtacagaaaccatatttttgatccccggaggtggccggaaagggccgccggagttagtggcagagccgccgccgaccaccgccaatggtgtcggggccgggctgcccttcttcatctcaacaagcTTTACCAAAAACTCTAAAGGCATACTATCAGAAAATGACGAGAGGGGGCCGAAAaatacctaaaacagtcgaggtggccggattTTTCCCAGTTTTCCGACGAGTCTCCGACGAGCTTGAAAACGTCCACCACTCGAGCGATCCTTCTTGGGGTTGGAACAGAATGTTGAGGCGAGTTCAACACGTCAAGAAACTTGAAGATTGGTGGTCGGAATCGagagatatcggcgttgactcggTTTGGTGCTCGGATCGGACTCTCTCGGATTCTCCGGTTTCCGGGCCGTGCCGGTGGAAAATTCCACGTCTAGCAGCTGCAGCTAGTTGAGGCGAA is a genomic window containing:
- the LOC133740260 gene encoding uncharacterized protein LOC133740260 isoform X2 produces the protein MTKLWRDNRSLVMKEVEEQAKVVGLQRAAALLKPNNIESMDEWLALIKHRTSVGFKEKCQKFKRMRAGRTLLHRTSRKSFARLEEELREQSENPDAISRSDIWIHAYEAKKKKSSDEVVEDPEIVKQVKQKRAEQEPSQTSSLKDDAVAQVLGPDPRGRVRGLGFGAVPSKIEYQTKVGNKVANLEKQVSTQAQNMLSQSQEIERLKEVVATLLARSEKQGNNHNENPSVQHHSSDGVQSNQNIASVRGSDSGRPQSKQSNQKKTSSIQYSADHGSQSKDKEGKRTKVTKDDQNRIELLNWFEMEEQVVAIAKLESKDPNVKIHHVPLGHECWKVWVLDVFEDIALYRPTREFGTLSMAQGSTIAWPIKYIKQV
- the LOC133740260 gene encoding uncharacterized protein LOC133740260 isoform X1; this translates as MTKLWRDNRSLVMKEVEEQAKVVGLQRAAALLKPNNIESMDEWLALIKHRTSVGFKEKCQKFKRMRAGRTLLHRTSRKSFARLEEELREQSENPDAISRSDIWIHAYEAKKKKSSDEVVEDPEIVKQVKQKRAEQEPSQTSSLKDDAVAQVLGPDPRGRVRGLGFGAVPSKIEYQTKVGNKVANLEKQVSTQAQNMLSQSQEIERLKEVVATLLARSEKQGNNHGSNSVQHSANMFALQTQNENPSVQHHSSDGVQSNQNIASVRGSDSGRPQSKQSNQKKTSSIQYSADHGSQSKDKEGKRTKVTKDDQNRIELLNWFEMEEQVVAIAKLESKDPNVKIHHVPLGHECWKVWVLDVFEDIALYRPTREFGTLSMAQGSTIAWPIKYIKQV